Proteins encoded within one genomic window of Helicobacter sp. 'house sparrow 1':
- the aroC gene encoding chorismate synthase produces the protein MNTFGQKLRVSTFGESHGKAIGCIIDGLPAGLYIDEERISNELHRRQGSKHFTTPRKELEKFEILSGVFDSYTTGAPVAILIYNQDAKSEDYSQLKDIFRPSHADWTYYKKYGIRDHRGGGRSSARESAARVCAGSIAKMLLEHFKIFVHSGVFAVGPISASQIDFCFARESKIFSLDKNVENRQKKLILQTKKNHDSIGGIALIQAYGKIPIGLGEGLYHKLDSQIGSLFMGLNGVKALEIGLGCKSSQISGSKNNDGMDENGFISNNHGGILGGMSSGEKIELKVHFKPTPSIFISQKTQNIYGNQVYLKLKGRHDPCIAIRGSVVCEHLLALILADMLLLNTTAKIEYLEKIYSP, from the coding sequence ATGAATACCTTTGGGCAAAAGCTTCGAGTAAGCACCTTTGGAGAATCTCATGGAAAGGCCATAGGTTGTATTATTGATGGACTACCTGCTGGACTTTATATTGATGAGGAAAGAATCTCCAATGAACTTCATAGAAGACAAGGAAGCAAACACTTTACAACCCCTAGAAAAGAACTTGAAAAATTTGAAATTTTAAGCGGAGTTTTTGATTCTTATACTACAGGCGCCCCTGTTGCAATCCTGATTTATAATCAAGATGCAAAAAGCGAAGATTACAGCCAATTAAAAGATATTTTTAGACCCTCTCACGCAGATTGGACATATTATAAAAAATATGGAATTAGGGATCATAGAGGAGGAGGCAGGAGCTCTGCAAGAGAAAGTGCTGCTAGAGTTTGTGCTGGAAGCATTGCTAAAATGCTACTTGAACACTTCAAAATTTTTGTCCATAGTGGAGTTTTTGCAGTTGGTCCAATTAGTGCCTCACAGATTGATTTTTGTTTTGCAAGAGAAAGTAAAATTTTCTCCTTAGATAAAAATGTTGAGAACAGGCAAAAAAAATTAATTCTTCAAACAAAAAAAAATCACGACAGTATAGGAGGTATAGCTTTAATACAAGCTTATGGAAAAATTCCAATAGGACTAGGTGAGGGACTTTATCATAAACTAGATTCTCAAATTGGTAGCTTATTTATGGGATTAAATGGTGTTAAGGCTCTAGAAATTGGCCTAGGTTGCAAAAGCTCCCAGATCAGCGGAAGTAAGAATAATGATGGAATGGATGAAAATGGTTTTATAAGCAATAATCACGGGGGGATATTGGGGGGAATGAGCAGTGGAGAAAAAATTGAGCTCAAAGTTCATTTTAAACCAACGCCAAGTATTTTTATTTCTCAAAAAACTCAAAATATTTATGGGAATCAAGTTTATCTCAAGTTAAAAGGAAGGCACGATCCTTGTATTGCAATAAGAGGTAGTGTGGTATGCGAACATCTTCTTGCACTTATCCTTGCAGATATGCTTTTATTAAATACAACTGCCAAAATAGAATATTTAGAAAAAATATATTCCCCTTAA
- a CDS encoding LPP20 family lipoprotein: MKNITRRFLTGSIIASSALALVGCGSFGLPGDDTSLVPPSAMYQPGSVQAPTYPPIGFSNPKLVAGNDLPQVGLDAPLPDTRFDTPSNPTTPPGDSMGNADVPVGDAMIQNSPILTPTNIIELSAVGMGVAPESTISPSQALALAKRAAIVDAYRQLGEKMYGIRVNAQDTVRDMVLQNSTVKTKVQALIRNAEITETVYKDGLCQVSMELKLDGRIWYRALSGDRG; encoded by the coding sequence ATGAAGAATATAACAAGAAGGTTTTTAACAGGCTCTATTATTGCAAGTAGCGCCTTAGCACTTGTGGGTTGTGGTAGTTTTGGTCTCCCTGGAGATGATACAAGTCTTGTTCCTCCATCAGCAATGTATCAACCAGGCTCTGTTCAAGCGCCTACTTATCCTCCAATTGGATTTAGTAATCCCAAACTTGTTGCAGGGAATGATCTTCCTCAAGTAGGACTGGATGCTCCTTTACCTGATACTAGGTTTGATACACCTTCAAATCCTACAACCCCTCCAGGAGATTCTATGGGGAATGCGGATGTTCCTGTTGGTGATGCTATGATACAAAATAGCCCTATTCTCACTCCTACTAATATCATTGAACTTAGTGCTGTGGGTATGGGTGTAGCACCAGAAAGCACAATTTCTCCATCACAAGCACTGGCACTTGCAAAGAGAGCTGCAATTGTAGATGCCTATAGACAGCTTGGTGAAAAAATGTATGGTATAAGAGTAAATGCACAAGATACAGTAAGAGATATGGTATTGCAAAACTCTACTGTAAAAACAAAAGTTCAAGCCTTGATTCGAAATGCAGAAATTACAGAAACAGTGTATAAAGATGGATTATGTCAAGTAAGTATGGAACTCAAGCTTGATGGTAGAATTTGGTATCGCGCTTTAAGTGGTGATCGAGGATAA
- the coaBC gene encoding bifunctional phosphopantothenoylcysteine decarboxylase/phosphopantothenate--cysteine ligase CoaBC: MIFTNPLLLKDKKILIGVSSSIAIYKILDLISMLKKLGADIRVVMTEEAKKFVTPLCFEALTHTKVLHLQSEDWSNGCNHIDYAKWADVFLIAPTTANTLAKISYGIADNLLLSTLLASKAPKLIAPAMNTQMLENPKTQENISKLRKDGFKIIATRSCLLACDTFGDGALATPKEIVFNLIREFYSHSFYKNKRVMITGGGSKENIDLVRCISNHSSGLQASALALAFYFLGANVTFISSIFPQELPNSIQQIKVASAKEYLEAIKTNLTEEKTYLIMSAAIADFIPKNSYNTKIKKQDQKNLTLELERNIDILESLNQKNLVKIGFKAELDKNNAIDCAKKMLETKNCACVCLNILSNHNTFGSQNNEMILFSKDKQKQIPLSSKLQVAFEIADFLTLL; encoded by the coding sequence ATGATTTTTACAAACCCTTTACTTTTGAAAGATAAAAAAATTTTAATTGGTGTGAGTAGTTCTATAGCAATTTATAAGATTTTAGATCTTATTAGTATGCTTAAAAAATTAGGTGCTGATATAAGAGTAGTAATGACTGAAGAAGCAAAAAAGTTTGTAACCCCTCTTTGCTTTGAGGCACTTACACACACAAAAGTCTTGCATCTTCAAAGTGAAGATTGGAGCAATGGTTGCAATCATATAGATTATGCCAAATGGGCAGATGTCTTTTTGATCGCTCCAACTACTGCCAATACCCTTGCAAAAATATCTTATGGTATTGCTGATAATCTACTTCTTTCTACACTTCTAGCATCAAAAGCACCAAAGCTTATTGCACCTGCTATGAATACACAGATGCTAGAAAATCCAAAGACACAAGAAAATATTTCAAAGCTTAGAAAAGATGGCTTTAAGATTATTGCCACAAGGTCATGCTTACTTGCTTGTGATACTTTCGGAGATGGAGCCCTTGCAACTCCCAAAGAAATAGTTTTTAATCTGATACGAGAATTTTATAGCCACTCTTTTTATAAAAATAAAAGAGTGATGATCACAGGTGGTGGAAGCAAGGAAAACATTGATCTTGTAAGGTGCATTAGTAATCACTCTAGTGGATTACAGGCAAGTGCCTTGGCCTTAGCTTTTTATTTTTTGGGAGCAAATGTAACTTTTATTAGTTCAATTTTCCCTCAAGAGCTCCCAAACTCTATCCAACAAATAAAGGTAGCAAGTGCAAAAGAATATCTTGAGGCCATTAAGACAAATCTTACAGAAGAAAAAACCTATCTAATAATGAGTGCTGCAATTGCTGATTTTATTCCAAAAAATTCCTACAATACAAAAATTAAAAAGCAAGACCAAAAGAATCTAACTCTAGAGCTTGAGAGGAATATTGATATTTTAGAGAGTTTAAATCAGAAAAATCTAGTAAAAATTGGCTTTAAGGCAGAATTGGATAAAAACAATGCAATAGATTGTGCAAAAAAAATGCTTGAGACCAAAAATTGTGCGTGTGTATGTCTCAATATACTTTCAAATCATAATACTTTTGGCTCACAAAATAATGAAATGATCTTATTTTCAAAGGACAAACAAAAGCAAATACCACTTAGCTCAAAACTACAAGTAGCATTTGAAATTGCAGATTTTCTTACGCTTTTATGA
- a CDS encoding DedA family protein has protein sequence MDTIQSFQDNLQNWGYLLLFLYSLGGGYVALIAAGFLSSLGSMDITLSILVAFLGNMVGSSVISLLARKQRGDFLAYMKKHRRKLALSFKWIKTYGVGLIFFSKYIYGIKTIVPIAIGIGKYDLKKYMIFNFFACLLWAFVVGLVSYFASSFVKRIFMSFSTLPPYTMPLVLVSIVGIFLGILKFYSKK, from the coding sequence ATGGATACGATACAATCGTTTCAAGACAATCTTCAAAATTGGGGGTATTTGCTCCTATTTTTGTATTCTTTAGGAGGTGGGTATGTAGCATTGATTGCAGCAGGATTTTTAAGTAGTCTTGGGAGTATGGATATCACTCTGTCTATATTGGTGGCATTTTTGGGAAATATGGTTGGTAGTAGCGTAATCTCATTATTAGCAAGAAAGCAAAGAGGAGATTTTTTAGCTTATATGAAAAAGCATAGAAGGAAACTTGCTTTAAGTTTTAAGTGGATAAAGACTTATGGGGTAGGATTGATTTTCTTTAGTAAATATATTTATGGTATAAAGACAATTGTACCTATAGCAATAGGTATTGGTAAATATGACCTAAAAAAATATATGATATTTAATTTTTTTGCTTGCCTGCTTTGGGCATTTGTGGTGGGATTGGTGAGCTATTTTGCGAGTAGTTTTGTAAAAAGGATTTTTATGTCCTTTTCAACTTTACCACCCTATACAATGCCTTTGGTATTGGTGAGCATAGTAGGAATATTTTTAGGCATTTTGAAATTTTATAGTAAAAAATAA
- a CDS encoding DUF3943 domain-containing protein, giving the protein MIRRVFFFVCIFFFFANTLVATEEKLSPPTYFKPDSKYKYLLGSTGILLATAGIAFGGLLLLPESITNWSDEDIANLGKNYLKKVNQGPVIDPDDLWLNIIAHPYAGAIYYMQPRTAGFSWAESALYAFLFSTFFWEFGLESIAEIPSWQDLIITPAIGSIIGEGFFRLSCYIQNNNGRLFNSRVLGAISLFVIDPMGFIMRDLGMAKLMGIKNEHVSTIFIPQQQGFVATLRITW; this is encoded by the coding sequence TTGATCAGAAGAGTCTTTTTTTTTGTGTGTATTTTTTTCTTTTTTGCAAATACTCTGGTGGCAACAGAAGAAAAATTATCGCCACCTACTTATTTTAAGCCTGATTCAAAATATAAATATTTATTGGGAAGCACTGGTATATTACTCGCAACTGCAGGAATTGCATTTGGAGGCTTACTCCTTTTACCAGAGAGTATCACTAATTGGAGTGATGAGGATATAGCAAATCTAGGAAAAAACTACCTTAAAAAAGTTAATCAAGGTCCTGTTATTGACCCTGATGATCTTTGGCTTAATATAATTGCACATCCCTATGCTGGTGCTATCTACTACATGCAACCAAGGACCGCAGGGTTTAGTTGGGCAGAATCTGCACTTTATGCATTTCTTTTTTCTACTTTTTTCTGGGAATTTGGGCTAGAATCTATTGCGGAAATACCAAGTTGGCAAGATCTAATTATTACTCCTGCAATTGGTTCTATAATAGGTGAAGGTTTTTTTAGATTATCTTGCTACATCCAGAATAATAATGGCAGGCTTTTTAATTCTAGGGTTCTTGGCGCAATCTCTTTATTTGTAATTGATCCTATGGGATTTATAATGAGAGATCTTGGTATGGCTAAGCTCATGGGAATAAAAAATGAACATGTTTCAACTATTTTTATCCCTCAACAACAAGGATTTGTAGCAACTTTGCGTATTACTTGGTAA
- the thrC gene encoding threonine synthase, which translates to MQHFTSTRGGGVFSDFNQVILNPSAPNHGLWAPVKLPKIDFSTLLDSNYQSLSRKIFQALDIEIEDSILQEALQQYDFFDDSKNPAPLTKIDSSLSIQELYHGSSRAFKDMALAPFGSLFSNIAKKYNKKYLILTATSGDTGPATLNSFANLDNIEVVCIYPKGGTSQIQELQMTTQNSKNLNIFGINGNFDDAQSILKALIHKDSFKKALKQKGISLSVANSVNFGRIIFQIVYHIWGYLQYIKQEKLSFGERVKIIVPSGNFGNALGAFYARQMGLPLEKITIASNPNNILTEFIQTGKYDLRNKKLLLTYSPAMDILKSSNIERVLFSLFGSQRTNELMQDLEHKHYYELTSEELCLLQENFEADFCDDHQCLNTIKDFYQNKILIDPHTANAIHVYTKLKSKHNIICSTAQWCKFAPTIYLAINNKKVSDKEAIDFILKDTQTTLPSNILELFNKPQNHQKILDIKEVEDTILKII; encoded by the coding sequence ATGCAACACTTTACTAGTACAAGAGGTGGTGGTGTTTTTAGTGATTTTAATCAAGTGATTTTAAATCCTAGTGCTCCAAATCATGGATTATGGGCACCTGTAAAATTACCTAAAATAGATTTTTCCACACTCCTAGATTCTAATTACCAATCTTTAAGTAGAAAAATTTTTCAGGCTCTGGATATAGAAATTGAGGATTCTATCCTTCAGGAAGCCTTACAACAATATGATTTTTTTGATGATTCCAAAAATCCTGCACCCCTAACAAAAATAGATTCATCTCTTTCAATTCAAGAGCTTTATCACGGAAGTTCAAGGGCCTTTAAAGATATGGCCTTGGCTCCTTTTGGATCTCTATTCTCTAACATTGCAAAAAAATACAACAAAAAATATCTCATTCTTACAGCTACAAGTGGAGATACGGGACCTGCAACTCTTAATTCTTTTGCAAATTTAGACAATATTGAAGTAGTTTGCATCTATCCAAAGGGTGGAACAAGTCAAATTCAAGAACTACAAATGACTACCCAAAATTCCAAAAATCTCAATATTTTTGGAATCAATGGCAACTTTGATGATGCACAAAGTATTCTTAAAGCATTGATTCATAAGGATTCTTTTAAGAAAGCATTAAAACAAAAGGGTATTTCTTTATCTGTCGCAAATTCTGTTAATTTTGGGCGCATTATCTTCCAAATTGTTTATCATATTTGGGGCTATCTCCAATATATTAAGCAAGAAAAACTCTCTTTTGGAGAAAGGGTTAAAATCATTGTACCTAGCGGTAATTTTGGCAATGCTCTTGGAGCATTTTATGCTAGACAGATGGGACTTCCTCTTGAAAAAATTACTATTGCTTCAAATCCAAACAATATTCTTACAGAATTTATACAAACAGGAAAATATGATCTGAGAAATAAAAAATTACTCTTGACATACTCTCCTGCGATGGATATCTTAAAAAGCTCCAATATTGAAAGGGTTCTTTTTAGTCTCTTTGGGTCACAACGCACAAATGAGCTTATGCAAGATTTGGAACATAAACACTATTATGAACTTACATCAGAGGAGCTTTGCTTATTGCAAGAAAATTTTGAAGCAGACTTTTGTGATGATCACCAATGCCTCAACACAATCAAGGATTTTTATCAAAATAAGATTCTTATTGATCCACATACAGCAAATGCAATCCATGTCTACACAAAGCTAAAATCAAAACATAATATCATTTGCTCAACGGCTCAATGGTGTAAATTCGCCCCAACAATCTACTTAGCGATAAATAATAAAAAAGTTTCAGATAAAGAGGCTATAGATTTTATTCTTAAAGATACACAAACTACACTTCCAAGTAATATTCTTGAACTTTTTAATAAACCTCAAAACCATCAAAAAATTCTAGATATTAAAGAAGTAGAAGACACTATCTTAAAAATAATCTAA
- a CDS encoding Gfo/Idh/MocA family protein encodes MQVALIGYGYWGRNVAKAIIDSGFFSLKCIFDLDKTQIEESKKLYNFKEYSSYEAILLDEEIEAIFIVTPPQSHFDLALKALKSNKHIFVEKPLCMDDAKALILYQEAKRRKLSLHCDHIFLYAPPIQWLKQNLSILGNIVYINSRRINLGLFQNSVDVIWDLAIHDLSIIDYLIGLEIKNIEVFKRTYQNYPNDAIANINLELQNGIIVTINVSWLSPIKVREMIIGGENKTAIYDETKSQKLAIFDSGVVIRDEFDSQSLYKKMVEYKIGSTSYPKLDSKPALNQSIEAFIFKIKNPMHTQHLIDEKHTMHIIKILKQISASEI; translated from the coding sequence GTGCAAGTTGCATTGATTGGTTATGGGTATTGGGGTAGGAATGTAGCAAAAGCAATAATAGATTCGGGTTTTTTTTCCTTAAAATGTATTTTTGATCTTGATAAAACACAAATAGAAGAATCTAAAAAACTTTATAATTTTAAAGAATATTCAAGTTATGAAGCAATTTTATTGGATGAGGAAATTGAGGCAATTTTTATTGTTACTCCTCCTCAAAGCCACTTTGATCTTGCATTAAAGGCATTAAAAAGCAATAAACATATCTTTGTAGAAAAACCTCTTTGTATGGATGATGCAAAAGCTTTGATTTTATATCAAGAAGCAAAAAGAAGAAAATTAAGCCTTCATTGTGATCATATATTTTTATATGCCCCTCCTATACAATGGCTTAAACAAAATCTTAGCATCTTAGGAAATATTGTTTATATTAATTCAAGGCGTATCAATCTGGGGTTATTTCAAAATAGTGTGGATGTAATTTGGGATCTTGCAATTCATGATTTAAGCATTATTGATTATCTTATAGGGCTTGAGATTAAAAATATTGAGGTGTTTAAAAGAACCTATCAAAACTATCCAAATGATGCCATTGCTAATATTAACCTTGAGTTGCAAAATGGAATAATTGTTACAATTAATGTTTCTTGGCTTAGCCCAATTAAGGTGCGAGAAATGATCATAGGAGGGGAGAATAAAACTGCTATTTATGATGAAACCAAAAGTCAAAAATTGGCAATTTTTGATTCTGGAGTTGTGATTAGAGATGAATTTGACTCTCAAAGTCTTTACAAAAAAATGGTGGAATATAAAATTGGGAGTACAAGCTATCCAAAATTAGATTCTAAACCGGCCTTAAATCAATCAATTGAGGCTTTTATATTTAAAATAAAAAACCCAATGCATACACAACATCTAATCGATGAAAAGCACACAATGCATATTATTAAAATCTTAAAACAGATTTCAGCTTCTGAGATCTAA
- the modA gene encoding molybdate ABC transporter substrate-binding protein, with amino-acid sequence MKKLLLSFMLLCSTTFADTINILAAANLSKVLEEIKENFLKQHKTHQIHISFLSSGKAYAQIKNNASVDLFISADTSYPQKLFEDNLASKPQVYAQGILVLWSKTTKLQNLDNLLEVDIKKIALPNPNLAPYGRAGKEVLEKTGLYKQIQDKLIQATSISQAHQWVESKNAQAGFGALSLIDKDNPEVSFIIIDPSLYTPIKQALSITKSGQTKQLAKDFANFILHSQDIFKKYGYLVP; translated from the coding sequence ATGAAAAAGCTTTTATTAAGTTTTATGCTACTTTGTTCTACAACTTTTGCTGACACAATCAATATTCTAGCAGCAGCCAATCTCTCAAAAGTCCTTGAAGAAATCAAAGAAAACTTTCTAAAACAACACAAAACACATCAAATTCATATCAGTTTTCTTTCTTCAGGGAAAGCCTATGCACAGATTAAAAATAATGCTTCTGTAGATCTTTTTATTTCAGCAGACACAAGCTATCCTCAAAAACTTTTTGAAGACAACCTTGCTTCAAAGCCTCAAGTTTATGCCCAAGGCATACTTGTTTTATGGAGTAAAACCACAAAACTACAAAACCTTGATAATTTACTAGAAGTGGATATCAAGAAAATTGCCCTTCCAAATCCCAATCTAGCTCCATATGGAAGAGCTGGTAAAGAGGTATTAGAAAAAACTGGTCTTTACAAACAAATTCAAGATAAGCTTATCCAAGCAACTTCTATCTCACAAGCTCATCAATGGGTAGAAAGCAAAAATGCTCAAGCAGGCTTTGGTGCTCTTTCTTTGATTGATAAGGATAATCCTGAAGTGAGTTTTATAATTATAGATCCGAGTTTATATACACCCATCAAACAAGCTTTAAGTATTACAAAATCAGGTCAAACAAAACAACTTGCAAAAGATTTTGCAAATTTTATACTTCATTCTCAGGACATCTTTAAAAAATATGGTTATTTAGTTCCATAA
- a CDS encoding ATP-binding cassette domain-containing protein, which translates to MIEICIQKKLSGAQGNFTLDIHTLFHAQKTYGIFGKSGSGKTTFLKILAGITHPDSGIIKYNHQEFFNKEKKFSLPTWKRKVGFVFQNYTLFPHLSVYKNIIFGLDKTMQNQVEELIASLNLEKLCNQKPKNLSGGQSQKVALARAILSNPDILLLDEPFSGLDKDTKSLLQSDLKNILKKYKFTTFLISHDITEMFLLADEVFTLKDGKFIKSGSPSEVFLQKDENKILGKVLSLEEKDSTIQATLLVQNILLSCSLPKTNEKVRVGDIIAMDNNFSLLNFKKI; encoded by the coding sequence ATGATAGAAATTTGTATTCAAAAAAAACTTAGCGGGGCTCAAGGCAATTTTACACTTGATATTCACACTCTTTTTCACGCTCAAAAGACCTATGGAATTTTTGGTAAATCTGGAAGTGGCAAAACAACATTTCTAAAAATCCTTGCAGGTATTACACACCCAGATAGCGGAATCATCAAATACAATCATCAAGAATTTTTTAATAAGGAGAAAAAATTTTCCTTGCCTACTTGGAAAAGAAAAGTTGGTTTTGTATTCCAAAATTACACCCTATTTCCACATCTTAGTGTTTATAAAAATATAATCTTTGGTCTTGATAAGACAATGCAAAATCAGGTTGAAGAACTCATTGCTTCCCTTAATCTTGAAAAGCTCTGTAATCAAAAACCAAAGAATCTATCAGGGGGTCAGTCTCAAAAAGTTGCCCTTGCAAGAGCCATTCTTAGCAATCCTGATATTTTACTTTTAGATGAACCCTTTAGTGGATTAGACAAAGATACAAAATCTTTACTGCAAAGTGATCTAAAAAATATTCTAAAAAAATATAAATTTACAACTTTTTTAATTTCACACGATATAACAGAGATGTTTTTGTTAGCTGATGAGGTTTTTACCCTAAAGGATGGAAAGTTTATTAAATCTGGAAGCCCTAGTGAAGTCTTTCTACAAAAAGATGAAAATAAAATTTTAGGCAAAGTTTTGTCTTTGGAAGAGAAAGATTCAACCATTCAAGCTACGCTTTTGGTGCAAAATATCCTTCTTTCCTGTTCTCTTCCAAAAACAAATGAAAAGGTGAGAGTTGGCGATATTATTGCAATGGATAATAATTTTTCGCTACTTAATTTTAAAAAGATTTAA
- the modB gene encoding molybdate ABC transporter permease subunit: protein MHLDPDFLQTLWLSFKLASITTLILLPIGIILGYYLAYSNHKIKIVLETLIWMPLILPPTVLGFYLLLSFSPNYFFGDFLKKYFGIQLAFSFSGIVIGSIIFSLPFMINPIKNALQNLPDNLKEASYTLGKGRIYTLLFVLLPNITSSILLAIITTFAHTIGEFGVVMMIGGDIAGVSRVASIAIYTQAEQLNYPIAHSYALILSITSFILLFIVIFINHKLHNNRGLL from the coding sequence ATGCATTTAGATCCAGATTTTTTACAGACACTTTGGCTCAGTTTCAAGCTTGCAAGCATCACCACTCTAATTCTCTTACCTATAGGCATTATTTTAGGATATTACCTAGCTTATAGCAATCATAAAATAAAAATTGTTTTAGAAACACTAATTTGGATGCCTCTTATTTTACCCCCTACGGTACTTGGCTTTTATCTTCTTTTGAGCTTTTCTCCAAATTATTTTTTTGGAGATTTTTTAAAAAAATATTTTGGAATCCAACTTGCTTTTAGCTTTTCAGGGATTGTAATTGGGAGCATTATTTTCTCTCTTCCTTTTATGATAAACCCTATAAAAAATGCCTTGCAAAATCTTCCTGATAATCTCAAAGAGGCTAGCTATACTCTAGGCAAAGGAAGAATCTATACACTATTGTTTGTCCTCCTTCCAAATATTACATCAAGCATTCTGCTTGCAATTATCACAACCTTTGCTCATACAATCGGAGAATTTGGTGTTGTAATGATGATAGGAGGGGATATTGCAGGAGTAAGTCGAGTAGCCAGTATTGCAATTTATACACAAGCAGAGCAATTAAATTATCCCATAGCTCATTCTTACGCGCTTATTTTAAGCATCACGAGCTTTATACTCTTATTTATTGTCATTTTTATCAATCATAAGCTTCATAACAATAGAGGGCTTTTATGA
- a CDS encoding A/G-specific adenine glycosylase — translation MFENSHLLLLKWYDLCGRKHLPWRNLGFIDGAYGVYISEIMLQQTQVSSVLSYYERFMHRFPTLKDLSLADEDEVLIFWAGLGYYSRAKNLLKTAKILKDFLPQTKEELKALPGIGDYTAGAILCFGFGKNVAFFDTNIKRVLMRFFALQSPTKKQLQEVADRFLNTKDSFNHNQALLDLGALICLPLNPRCNICPLFDDCKGKNQIKLYTQSKKIIYEQVQMHLGIYEDSQAIAMLRSKKWNNLFSFPEVDLKVQSCFETLKHSRTKYKIEVLLYKLNQQPPHTQMIQKDKIRDFPMTSLSLKILKKLKLL, via the coding sequence GGGGCTTATGGTGTTTATATAAGTGAAATTATGTTGCAACAAACACAAGTCTCTAGTGTTCTTTCATACTATGAAAGATTTATGCATAGATTTCCAACACTTAAAGATTTAAGTTTGGCAGATGAGGATGAGGTTTTGATTTTTTGGGCAGGGTTAGGCTATTACTCAAGGGCAAAAAATTTATTAAAAACAGCAAAAATACTAAAAGATTTTTTACCTCAAACTAAAGAAGAGTTAAAGGCTTTGCCAGGCATAGGGGATTATACTGCAGGTGCAATTTTATGTTTTGGATTTGGAAAAAATGTTGCCTTTTTTGATACAAATATCAAAAGAGTATTGATGAGATTTTTTGCATTACAAAGTCCTACAAAAAAACAATTACAAGAAGTTGCAGATCGTTTTTTAAACACCAAAGATTCTTTTAATCATAATCAAGCTCTGCTAGATTTAGGAGCATTGATTTGTTTGCCCCTAAATCCACGATGCAATATTTGTCCTCTCTTTGATGATTGCAAGGGAAAGAATCAAATAAAACTTTATACACAAAGTAAAAAAATTATTTATGAGCAGGTTCAAATGCATTTGGGAATTTATGAGGATTCTCAAGCAATAGCGATGCTTAGAAGCAAAAAATGGAATAATCTTTTTAGTTTTCCTGAGGTGGATTTAAAAGTTCAAAGTTGCTTTGAAACACTAAAACATTCAAGGACAAAATATAAAATTGAAGTATTGCTTTATAAACTTAACCAGCAACCACCGCATACTCAAATGATTCAAAAAGATAAAATACGAGATTTTCCAATGACAAGTTTAAGTCTTAAGATTTTAAAGAAATTAAAACTTCTTTAA
- a CDS encoding flavodoxin translates to MKKVGIFYGTDGGNTHGVADKIADCLGRDNVEVVDVSKADKEQILSFDNLILASATYGVGDLQDDWDSMINQFSESDFKDKVIALVGVGDQDSYSDSFCDSLFHLYEKVQMGKVVGKTSVDGYEFDDSKAVIDGNFVGLAIDEDNQADLTDERIQQWVETIKKDFI, encoded by the coding sequence ATGAAGAAAGTAGGAATTTTTTATGGAACAGATGGAGGTAATACTCATGGTGTTGCGGACAAAATTGCAGATTGCTTAGGTAGAGATAATGTTGAGGTGGTGGATGTTTCAAAGGCAGACAAGGAGCAAATCTTGAGCTTTGATAATTTAATCTTAGCAAGTGCTACTTATGGAGTTGGAGATTTGCAAGATGATTGGGATAGTATGATTAATCAATTTTCTGAAAGTGATTTTAAAGATAAGGTAATTGCATTGGTTGGGGTTGGAGATCAGGATAGCTATAGCGATAGCTTTTGTGATAGTCTTTTTCATCTGTATGAAAAGGTTCAAATGGGAAAGGTTGTTGGTAAAACCTCTGTGGATGGCTATGAATTTGATGACTCTAAGGCAGTGATTGATGGTAATTTTGTTGGTCTAGCAATTGATGAGGATAATCAAGCAGACCTAACGGATGAACGCATTCAACAATGGGTTGAGACAATAAAAAAAGATTTTATCTAA